Within Ovis aries strain OAR_USU_Benz2616 breed Rambouillet chromosome 3, ARS-UI_Ramb_v3.0, whole genome shotgun sequence, the genomic segment GCGGACGACCCCAGTGCTGCCGACAGGAACGTGGAGACCTGGAAGGTCAAAAAGCTCATCAAGAGCTTGGAGGCGGCCCGCGGCAATGGCACAAGCATGATATCGCtgatcattcctcccaaagaccAGATTTCACGAGTGGCAAAAATGTTAGCAGATGAGTTTGGAACTGCATCTAACATTAAGTCACGAGTAAACCGCCTTTCAGTCCTAGGAGCCATTACATCTGTGCAACAAAGACTCAAACGTTATAACAAAGTACCTCCAAACGGCCTGGTTGTTTACTGTGGTACAATTGTAacggaagaaggaaaggaaaagaaagtaaacaTTGACTTTGAACCTTTCAAACCAATTAATACGTCATTGTATTTGTGTGACAACAAATTCCATACAGAGGCTCTTACAGCACTACTTTCAGATGATAGCAAGGTTGGCTTCATTGTAATAGATGGTAGTGGTGCACTTTTTGGCACACTCcaaggaaatacaagagaagtcCTGCACAAATTCACTGTGGATCTCCCAAAGAAACATGGTAGAGGAGGTCAGTCAGCCTTGCGTTTTGCCCGTTTAAGAATGGAAAAGCGACATAACTACGTTCGAAAAGTAGCTGAGACTGCTGTGCAGCTGTTTATTTCTGGGGACAAGGTGAATGTGGCTGGTCTCGTTTTAGCTGGATCAGCTGACTTTAAAACTGAACTAAGTCAATCTGATATGTTTGATCAGAGGTTgcaatcaaaagttttaaaattagttgATATATCTTATGGTGGTGAAAATGGATTCAATCAAGCTATTGAATTATCTACTGAGGTCCTCTCCAACATGAAGTTCATTCAAGAGAAGAAATTAATAGGGCGATACTTCGATGAAATAAGCCAGGACACGGGCAAGTACTGTTTCGGAGTTGAAGATACACTAAAGGCTTTAGAAATGGGAGCTGTAGAGATTCTAATAGTCTATGAAAATCTGGATATCATGAGATATGTTCTTCATTGCCAAGggacagaagaggagaaaattcTCTATCTAACTCCAGAACAAGAGAAGGATaagtctcattttacagacaaagagACAGGACAAGAACATGAGCTGATTGAGAGCATGCCCcttctggagtggtttgccaacAACTATAAAAAATTTGGAGCTACATTGGAAATTGTCACAGATAAGTCACAAGAAGGAGCACAGTTTGTCAAAGGATTTGGTGGAATTGGAGGTATCTTGCGGTACCGAGTAGATTTCCAGGGAATGGAATACCAAGGAGGAGATGGTGAATTTTTTGACCTTGATGACTACTAGGTAGTCGACATGGGTCCAGCAAAACGTGCCTCACCCTCCAGCATCCAACCCAAGGAGCAGACCCGTGGTGGAATCCAAACAGATCCCTGCCTTACAATTGGAACATTTCCAGAACTTAATCCATGAGCACTGGAtattgaaaagaaaaccaaaacaaaaccagaccCAACCCTACACTTTGGTTTGTCATGGTGTCAGCGCAGCAGCCTACAGCTAGTTCCTAAATGCCACTTTGgagtaatttaaaaaagaatcccaGTTTTTACTTTTACTTGATGGTGAAATTGGTTGCTCTTGTattttatgggggaaaaaaaaagatttttttaacctTCATACATAGAAGCAAAAATACTTTAACTGCTGTAAACCTTTAAAAGTTAATAGAAATGAGATATActggtttgtttattttgattggagaaaaattaaattgCTGCATTTCGCAGTGACCCATTTACATGGCATTCTCAGCTTAGACTGCATAAGAAGAAATATATGTGGTGAAATGTTGGAACCATTTCTCTCTCGGTCTCTGTTTAATGTCGAAAGGGTGAGCTAATAGGCAATTTCAACTTCACTCCCTCACACTACCCGTCCCCTCCAGGCTGTCAGTTTCAAGGATGCAGATTGCATTGCAAAGATGAACTGACACATGAAGCATGTGGGCCACTGCTCTGTTTCCTTCCATCTGTTTTGCAGGTGCATTTGCGCCCAGAGTTTGGGAGCCCTTAGCATCAACTGCTTTGACAAGGGTTCACATAATCTTGCATACCAGAAACCAGTTTGGGATGGATATGATGGGACTTCTATGCTATTGCTGGAACTGGGAGAAATAAAACATGcaatttaagtggaaaaaaaaaaagaattctaaaggTCTATAAGGCTATGATTAAGGGTTTTCAACCTCTGATGGCATCCAACAAGAAACAAGCTGTAACTTGCAGGTAAGACATTCAGATTAGAAAGTTTAGCTTATGGAAGCATTTCTGGGGTGAGTCTTGCCAGACAAAGAATGTATGATTGAGGGATATTGAAGAATATGCTCTCCTGGtgtttaaaaatagagatactTCCTTCAGTGGAATGAGTTCAAGTTGCTGATAGAAGGCAGGGGGATTAATTTGAAGCAGTTAGAGGAGGGGAGAGAACTTAAGAGTGATAGACCAAAGGTCATTTGAACTGGGTTCTAGATTCAACCTCAGCACATTCAGGAATGGGTTAGATTTCAGAGAATCCAGTCTCTCCTTTTGCATACTTTTCCCTTCACAGATATTGAAACGTTTCCTTTAGAAAAGCATAAACATTTATATGTAGTATGAAGGTTTCAAAGCCTCTTCTGCCGCAAAGGAAAacattcctccctcctccccacctcccaaaaAGAACTGCAGACCTGTGTGGGAGATCGAGAAATACTTGGGAAAGATGCCTTCAGATATCACATAGGTGACACCATGGGGTCCACCCTTCCCCAGCCCCAAGAAACCTCACTGCAGGCTAACCATTGCAAGAAGACCCACAGAGACTCAGTCACATCAGCTCTCTAATTGCAACCTAGCTAGTTACCAGAATTTAATGTACATTTATGATGTGATAATATTTTGATGaccatgtttatatttttaaagtgcctTTCTTCTAGGTGAGCTTTAAAGAATGTTCCACAGGGgctctttaactttttaattataaGTTAACAACTTAATAGTGAAATATAAACAGAAACCTCAAGAAGAAAAAtccacacagcaaaagaaacaatcaataAAGCGAAAAGACAActtacaaaatgggaaaaaatgtgtttttttacatatatcatttatatatgtaaaCCATATATCTaaaaaggggttaatatccaaaatatataaagaactcatacagcaagaacaaaaaaaaaagtagcaaaagaaaaaacacacacacacacaattaaaaatgggcaaacaaCTTAAATAGATAtgcttccaaagaagatatacaaatggccaactggtttataaaaagatatttaacatcACATcactaaggaaatgcaaattaaatccatactgaggtatcacttcacaatTATTAGAACTGCCACCATCAAAAAGCcaagataacaaatgctggcaagcatgtagagaaaagggaaatctTTTGCATGGTTGATgggatgtaaactgatacagccactgtggagaacagtacaAAGGagtctcaaaaaattaaaaatagacctaccatatgatctcagcttccctggtggctcagacggtaaagaatctgcctgcaatgcaggagaccccagctcaattcctgggtggggaagatcccacagagaagggataggctacccactccagtattcatgggcttcccaggtggctcagacagtaaagaatctgcctgcaatgtggaagacctgggtttgatcctgggttgggaagatcccctggaggaaggcttggcaacccactccagtattcttgcctggagaatccccatggacagaggtgcctggcaggttacagtccatatggttgcaaagagctggacgcggctgagtgactaagcacagcatatgatccagcaattctacttctgggagTATAAcccaatgaaatgaaaacactgacTTAAAAAGGGTATCTAGACCaccatgttcatagcaacattatttacaatagcccagacatgaaagcaacctaagtgtccatcaatggatgaactgataaagaaaatgtgatatatatatatatgtgtgtgtgtgtatatatatatacatatatatacatacatgtgatggtggtttagtcactaagtcctgttcaactcttgtgactccatggactgtaacctgccaggctcctcattcAATCCCTAAAccactgaacctgggtctcctgcattgcacgtggatactttaccaactgacctacctaggaagcccatatatatatatcacatttatatatttattatgtatgtacaaaatagaaaattattcagccataggaaaacaaggaaatcctgccatttccacaacatggatgaaacttaagggcattatactaagtgaaataagtcatacagagaaagacatactgtatgatctcatccACATGtggaaacacaaacaaacaaaaaaacccaccaaactcagaaaaagagatcagatttataGTTGCTGGAAGGGCAGGTGGAAGGCAGCTGGGTGGTGGAAGGCAGCTTGGAGaaaagtggtcaaaaggtacaaacttccagttctaagataaataagcactagggatgtaatatacaaccTGATGCCTGGTGATACACAGGAAAGTAATTACgagagtaaatcttaagagtgctcatcataagaaaaaaataatttttctcttttttatgctttttctgtgtattgtatctacatgagatgatggatgctaACTAAACCTATTGTGGCAATCATTTCATTATGAACAGAAGTCAAATCATTAAGCTGTACACCTCAAACTTACACAATTGTATATGTCAATAAAaccagggaaaggaaaagaaaaaaggaaaatcccAGCCTTCTTTACCACAAAATCTAAACTCGTATCAAGATATAATGATCCCTCCTTGCTTTAATATTGTACTAATATAACTTTTCATAGTTGCTATCAATGTACTcatattattttaagattttatttacttaacatCACAGAATCTAGATTTTTTCATGTCCCTacttcatttacatattttttaaaagtaatgtgaTATTCAGTTTGTTAGCATACCAGATTATTTAAACAAATCACCATAGTTTGGTCACTCACACTGTTGTTCACTGAAAGAGAAaagtcgtctttttttttttttttaagaatccatATGAGTAGCATTTATTCCCTAAAAGATGTTTACTATGATTCAGTTTATGGGTCAAACATTAAATGAGAAAAGTCTTAATAGGAATGTGATACTTATCTCCCGAtattttgctcattcattcattcattcattcatggagCAAGATGAAGCAGAAAGATGAAAGGATCTTGAGCCCTTGGCAGCCTCTTACTGCTGTCTGTCATCTTTGCTCTGAACTGCCTATCGCATAAATCCCTACTTCCAAAACCACAGTAGTCATGTTTCTGCCTCTTGTAGCTAGAAGCAATCCTAACTGATAGACCAGTGAAACATTTCTTTATGTCTGCACCACCCTTCCTCCTTTGCTCCCACCTCTCTGCTTTCCAAATAAGCCCTGCACATCCATTCTTGATCCTATCCCCTGACCCCTGCCTCCTCTTAGATCCTGTTCATAATGTCTTTTCTTATCTGCACCCTCTATCTCTCCATCCATTCTAGCCCTTTATATCTACTAATGAACCTGTTAGGAGCTCCTTTCCCTCTACCTAGCTCACCCCCGGGTtaactctctcttcctctccttcccttcaccAGACTTCTTGACAGACTTGTCTACACCTActcactgctcagtcttgttcaaGCTGACTTTCACCCCCACAGCTGTGGAACCAGCAATAAGCTCACCCACCAGCGACTTCCTAGTCAGCACATCACACGGCCTTTTCTCAGTCTCCATCCTTCTCCAGCTTTCTGAATGTGACACTTCTGATCACCTTTACCtccttcttttaaacttttttcaaatggaaatatattaAGTTTTGGGGAAAATTAGTTCAAATGACTGAGAAAATGAATATAGAACTACACCGaaccatttcctttccttttctagaTGCCTCTAAAAtataataagaattttttaaaaacaccgtCGCCCTACTCCCCCCAAAAAGGAATCATCCAAAGGAtagagagaatgagaaaagaaataatttgtgGCAGCCATGAGACTGCTCAGGCTTCCGTTTATGGGAGTGTAATTGACTAAGGTCCCCTGCTGCTGGGCTCTGAAAGTCACCTACAACCCATAGCTGAGTTTGGGCCAATGTCATGCTTCCCCGGGGCTGCTCCCTACTGATGACTGAGTATGGCAAGGAACTAAGGTAAAACCATTCCCAGCAGACACCAGACTCTTTCAAATGCCAACTTTGGCTCAAGGACCCCTGCCTGCCTTGCTGAACACCCTTGCATTACACCATGGTCTGGGGTGCTCCAACCAGCCTTATTCCCTCCTCTCCTTCATTCTCATCTCAGTCTCATGCTCTCTTGGCCTTTTCTGACTCCCTCCCCATATTCTCTCAAAAGGGCAGTTCTCTAATAAAACCCTTGCACACTTAATATCACCTTGAAATCTGCCTCTTGGGAGACCAGACTATTGCATAACTGCAAGTGAaagatttcagaaaatatttggaagataACAAGCTGATGGAGGAGCAGGAGCTGATGTAAGCCATGTGACCCATAAGCACAGTGGAATGGAAAGTTGATAGGCATTGAGCCAATTCCACCAGCAGATCCAGAAACAATTGGGACTTGGAGATGCAACTTATTGCAGAAGGCGGGGAGCAGGGTGCAATGTGGGGGTAAAAACAGCTTCATCCCGTAAAAATCTGAATCCAGAGAGATCAGGCCACCATCTCCTCTCCCAGATCCTGCCCACCCTCCACAAGCTAAGCCAGGCCTAAACTCCTGGTCCACAGCAAGTGTGCAATAACAAATACATGTTGTTTCAGGCTGcttagtttgtggtaatttgttacacaacaATAGACAATTAAAGcacacagaaaatataaaacaaaacacacagcAATTATTTAGAAAGGAAGCAAATGCAAAGGCTGTGGATAGGGGAGGAATATGAGGAAGtattagatattttaatattagtTGTTTAAAGCCATTTGAATAATTTTAGCTGGAACATTACTTTGATGTaatcttttaaagtaaaaacttAGATGCATTAAAGGACCATTGAAGTAGGGGTTAATACCTGAGATGGTCTGACACTGGAACAGCCAGTCACAGCAGGGCCTGGAAGATGAAAGTCAGAGCAGAGCTAGATGCTACTATAAAGTGAGGAGGCTTGGAGGTGGCACCCTAAGCTTGATAAAGAGGCAAGAgttggagattcctttaaaaactaggaataaaaccaccctacaacccagcaatcccactcctaagcacatactctgaggaaaccaaaattgaaagagacacatgtatcccaacgttcactgcagcactatttacaatagctagaacatggaagccacctagatgtccatcgacagatgaatggataaagaagttgtggtacatatacacaatggaatattactcagccataaaaggaacacctttgagtcagttctgatgaggtggatgaacctagaacctattatactgagtgaagtgagtcagaaagagaaagataaatatcatattctaatgcacatatagggaatctagaaaaatggtactgaagaatttgttTACAGGGCaataatggagaaacagacatagagaatagactcatggacatggggagaggggaggagag encodes:
- the LOC101105644 gene encoding eukaryotic peptide chain release factor subunit 1, translating into MADDPSAADRNVETWKVKKLIKSLEAARGNGTSMISLIIPPKDQISRVAKMLADEFGTASNIKSRVNRLSVLGAITSVQQRLKRYNKVPPNGLVVYCGTIVTEEGKEKKVNIDFEPFKPINTSLYLCDNKFHTEALTALLSDDSKVGFIVIDGSGALFGTLQGNTREVLHKFTVDLPKKHGRGGQSALRFARLRMEKRHNYVRKVAETAVQLFISGDKVNVAGLVLAGSADFKTELSQSDMFDQRLQSKVLKLVDISYGGENGFNQAIELSTEVLSNMKFIQEKKLIGRYFDEISQDTGKYCFGVEDTLKALEMGAVEILIVYENLDIMRYVLHCQGTEEEKILYLTPEQEKDKSHFTDKETGQEHELIESMPLLEWFANNYKKFGATLEIVTDKSQEGAQFVKGFGGIGGILRYRVDFQGMEYQGGDGEFFDLDDY